A section of the Rhizobium sp. Pop5 genome encodes:
- a CDS encoding fumarate hydratase — protein sequence MADDLFPLGKDATPYRKISSDHVSVDTFKGQEILTVEPEGIRLLAETAFADINHLLRPGHLKQLASILDDPEATDNDRFVAYDLLKNANIAAGGVLPMCQDTGTAIIMGKKGRRVWTEGGDTAALARGVMDAYEKKNLRYSQLAPIKMFEEKNTRNNLPAQIDIYEEGTDAYEFLFVAKGGGSANKTFLYQGTPSLLTHDRMIDFLKEKILTLGTAACPPYHLAIVIGGTSAEMNLKTVKLASTRYLDELPTEGSESGHAFRDVEMEKEIHKLTQQMGVGAQFGGKYFCHDVRVIRLPRHGASLPIGLGVSCSADRQAKGKITRDGIFIEQLETDPSKYMPDIDEAKLSESTVHIDLNRPMAEVLAELSRHPVKTRLSLTGTIIVARDLAHAKIRERLEKGGGMPDYLKNHPVYYAGPAKTPVGYASGSFGPTTAGRMDSYVDQFQSFGGSMVMLAKGNRSRAVREACKKHGGFYLGSIGGPAARLAQDCIRKVEVFEYPELGMEAVWKIEVEDFPAFIVIDDKGNDFFQELNLG from the coding sequence ATGGCTGACGATCTCTTTCCCCTCGGCAAGGATGCCACCCCCTACCGCAAGATCAGCAGCGATCACGTCTCTGTCGATACGTTCAAAGGCCAGGAGATCCTGACCGTCGAGCCGGAAGGCATCCGCCTGCTCGCCGAGACCGCCTTTGCCGACATCAACCACCTGCTGCGCCCCGGCCATCTGAAACAGCTCGCATCGATCCTCGATGACCCCGAGGCGACGGACAACGACCGCTTCGTCGCTTATGATCTCCTGAAGAATGCCAACATCGCCGCCGGCGGCGTGCTGCCCATGTGCCAGGATACCGGCACGGCGATCATCATGGGCAAGAAGGGCCGCAGGGTCTGGACCGAGGGCGGGGATACGGCAGCGCTCGCCCGCGGCGTCATGGACGCCTATGAAAAGAAGAACCTGCGTTATTCGCAGCTCGCGCCCATCAAGATGTTCGAAGAGAAGAACACCAGGAACAACCTGCCGGCCCAGATCGATATCTATGAGGAAGGCACCGACGCCTACGAATTCCTCTTCGTCGCCAAGGGTGGCGGTTCGGCCAACAAGACCTTTCTCTATCAGGGCACGCCTTCGCTTTTGACGCATGACCGTATGATCGACTTCCTCAAGGAGAAGATCCTGACGTTGGGGACGGCAGCCTGTCCTCCTTACCATCTGGCGATCGTCATCGGCGGCACTTCGGCCGAGATGAACCTGAAAACCGTCAAGCTCGCCTCCACCCGCTATCTCGACGAGCTGCCAACCGAGGGCTCGGAGAGCGGCCATGCCTTCCGCGACGTCGAGATGGAGAAGGAAATTCACAAGCTGACGCAGCAGATGGGCGTCGGCGCCCAGTTCGGCGGCAAGTATTTCTGTCATGACGTGCGCGTCATCCGCCTACCCCGCCACGGCGCCTCGTTGCCGATCGGCCTCGGTGTCTCCTGTTCCGCCGACCGCCAGGCCAAGGGCAAGATCACCCGCGACGGCATCTTCATCGAACAGCTCGAGACCGATCCGTCCAAATACATGCCTGACATCGACGAGGCGAAACTGTCGGAATCGACCGTTCATATCGACCTCAACCGACCGATGGCCGAGGTGCTTGCCGAACTTTCCAGGCATCCCGTCAAGACGCGCCTGTCGTTGACCGGCACCATTATCGTTGCTCGCGATCTCGCCCATGCCAAGATCCGCGAACGGCTGGAAAAGGGCGGAGGCATGCCCGACTACCTGAAGAACCACCCGGTCTACTATGCCGGCCCGGCAAAGACGCCGGTTGGTTACGCATCCGGCTCCTTTGGCCCCACGACAGCCGGCCGCATGGATAGTTATGTCGATCAGTTCCAGTCCTTCGGCGGCTCCATGGTGATGCTTGCGAAGGGCAACCGCTCGCGCGCCGTGCGCGAGGCGTGCAAGAAGCATGGCGGCTTTTATCTCGGATCGATCGGCGGCCCTGCCGCCCGCCTCGCGCAGGACTGCATCCGCAAGGTCGAGGTATTCGAATATCCCGAGCTCGGCATGGAAGCGGTCTGGAAGATCGAGGTCGAGGACTTCCCCGCCTTCATCGTCATCGACGACAAGGGCAATGATTTCTTCCAGGAATTGAATTTGGGATAA
- a CDS encoding murein L,D-transpeptidase, translating to MTFVLKSAVSALAISCGLAVLSAAPAHAYTLMDMLRGDRQRSQSTIFMDQAPGRPVPRGAVGPGGSLGGLDPEAALPKVSGPRYYTYKTETLQFVDTSKFADPAVTGAVADVSSSGDAGVEPAVQRRFLAQAKVRANADVAKALEAYYGDSRNPLVWIDGSQVSEGAKSAMAALADAASVGLDPADYALQAPNIDPANPDPAARDRALMQFELDLSAKVLAFVQDTVRGRIDPNKISGYHDFQRKAVNLAPVLKLARMSPDVGAYIANRSPDSPQFLALKAELAKLRAADSGTEERIVISLDRSLKPGDSSPEVANIVKALQKHGSEKLKTDHAATLAAYAGSSDYSPDIVSLVEDFQKERGLKSDGVIGQATVRAMIGGDSNASKIDKLVVAMEQARWLPEDLGSRYVMINQPAFMAYYHNDGKEQLSMRVVVGGKNNQTYFFDDEIETVEFNPFWGVPQSIIINEMLPKLRSDPNYLDQLGYEVEVNGHAVASSSVDWYGSTDNVSVRQPPSSDNALGELKILFPNSHAIYMHDTPSKSFFKRDMRALSHGCVRLSEPRAMAAAVLGTTVDDVAKQIATGQNHAVKVPQKIPVYVSYFTAWPNKDGVVEYFDDVYGRDAYVDKAFDATTKARGAQI from the coding sequence ATGACGTTCGTTTTGAAAAGCGCGGTATCCGCATTGGCAATTTCCTGCGGCCTGGCAGTGTTGAGTGCCGCGCCTGCGCATGCCTATACGCTGATGGATATGCTGCGCGGCGACAGGCAGCGGAGCCAGAGCACCATCTTCATGGACCAGGCGCCCGGCCGGCCGGTGCCGCGCGGCGCTGTCGGCCCAGGCGGCTCGCTCGGCGGACTCGATCCGGAAGCGGCGCTGCCGAAGGTGAGCGGACCGCGTTATTACACCTACAAGACCGAGACGCTGCAGTTCGTCGACACCAGCAAGTTTGCCGATCCCGCTGTTACCGGCGCGGTCGCCGATGTTTCGTCGAGCGGCGATGCCGGGGTGGAACCCGCGGTACAGCGCCGCTTCCTGGCGCAGGCCAAGGTTCGTGCCAATGCCGACGTCGCCAAAGCGCTCGAAGCCTATTATGGCGACAGCCGCAATCCGCTCGTCTGGATCGACGGCAGCCAGGTCAGCGAGGGCGCCAAATCGGCAATGGCAGCACTTGCCGATGCGGCCTCTGTCGGTCTTGATCCGGCCGACTACGCCCTGCAGGCGCCCAATATCGATCCGGCCAATCCAGATCCTGCCGCCCGCGACCGGGCGCTGATGCAGTTCGAACTCGATCTTTCGGCAAAGGTGCTCGCCTTCGTGCAGGACACGGTGCGTGGCCGCATCGACCCGAACAAGATTTCCGGCTATCACGACTTCCAGCGCAAGGCGGTCAATCTTGCGCCGGTGCTGAAGCTTGCCCGAATGAGCCCGGATGTCGGCGCCTACATCGCCAACCGCTCTCCCGACAGCCCGCAGTTCCTGGCGCTGAAGGCCGAACTTGCGAAGCTTCGCGCCGCCGATAGCGGCACCGAAGAGCGAATCGTCATTTCGCTCGACCGGTCGCTGAAGCCCGGTGACAGCTCGCCGGAGGTCGCCAATATCGTCAAGGCGCTCCAGAAGCACGGTTCCGAAAAGCTGAAGACCGATCATGCCGCGACGCTTGCCGCCTATGCTGGCAGCAGCGATTATTCGCCCGATATCGTCTCGCTGGTCGAGGATTTCCAGAAGGAGCGCGGCCTGAAGTCCGATGGCGTAATCGGCCAGGCGACGGTGCGCGCCATGATCGGCGGCGATAGCAATGCTTCCAAGATCGACAAGCTCGTCGTTGCCATGGAGCAGGCGCGTTGGCTGCCGGAAGATCTTGGCTCCCGCTATGTCATGATCAACCAGCCGGCCTTCATGGCCTACTACCACAATGACGGCAAGGAACAGCTGTCGATGCGCGTCGTGGTGGGCGGCAAGAACAACCAGACCTATTTCTTCGACGACGAGATCGAAACGGTGGAATTCAACCCGTTCTGGGGCGTGCCGCAGTCGATCATCATCAACGAGATGCTGCCGAAGTTGCGCTCGGACCCGAACTATCTCGATCAGCTCGGCTACGAAGTCGAGGTCAACGGCCACGCCGTCGCCTCATCCAGCGTCGATTGGTACGGCTCGACCGACAACGTCTCGGTGCGCCAGCCGCCGAGCAGCGACAATGCGCTCGGGGAATTGAAGATCCTGTTCCCGAACAGCCACGCGATCTATATGCATGACACGCCGTCGAAGAGCTTCTTCAAGCGTGACATGCGTGCGCTCAGCCACGGCTGCGTGCGCCTTTCCGAACCGCGCGCCATGGCGGCCGCCGTGCTGGGTACGACTGTCGACGATGTCGCCAAACAGATCGCCACCGGCCAGAACCATGCTGTGAAGGTGCCGCAGAAGATCCCGGTTTACGTCTCTTACTTCACCGCCTGGCCGAACAAGGACGGCGTGGTGGAATATTTCGACGACGTCTATGGCCGCGACGCCTATGTCGACAAGGCATTCGATGCGACGACCAAGGCGCGTGGGGCGCAGATCTGA
- a CDS encoding HAD family hydrolase produces the protein MTPAPAPLVVFDLDGTLLDTHADLVVSLNHTIAVLGLEPVSYDDLTHLVGHGARVMIERACRLRGHPLEGEAMPALVERFVAHYAAGMPGHTEPYPGLIAAMDRLKSAGYRLAVCTNKMESLALGLLDKLGLTHYFDAITGGDTFEYRKPDARHLTGTVARAGSDILRTVMIGDSINDIAVARNAAVPSIAVPFGYSDVAVSSLDPDVVITHFDELTPELVEKLLREYAAKVAV, from the coding sequence TTGACCCCTGCCCCCGCTCCGCTCGTCGTCTTCGATCTCGACGGCACCCTTCTCGACACCCATGCGGACCTGGTCGTGAGCCTGAACCATACGATCGCAGTCCTCGGCCTCGAACCGGTCAGTTATGACGACCTCACCCATCTCGTCGGCCATGGCGCGCGAGTGATGATCGAGCGCGCCTGCCGGCTGCGCGGCCATCCGCTGGAAGGCGAGGCCATGCCGGCCCTGGTCGAGCGCTTCGTCGCTCACTATGCCGCCGGCATGCCCGGCCACACTGAACCCTATCCCGGCCTGATCGCCGCGATGGACCGGCTGAAATCAGCAGGCTACCGCCTTGCCGTCTGCACCAACAAGATGGAGAGCCTGGCGCTCGGTCTGCTCGACAAGCTCGGCCTCACCCACTATTTCGACGCCATAACAGGCGGCGACACCTTCGAATACCGCAAACCCGACGCCCGCCATCTCACCGGCACCGTCGCCCGTGCCGGCAGCGATATTCTCCGAACCGTGATGATCGGCGACAGCATCAACGACATAGCCGTCGCCAGGAATGCCGCCGTGCCGTCGATCGCCGTACCTTTCGGCTATTCCGACGTGGCGGTCTCCAGCCTCGATCCGGATGTCGTCATCACCCATTTCGATGAGCTGACGCCGGAACTGGTGGAAAAGTTGTTGCGGGAATATGCGGCGAAGGTTGCTGTTTGA
- a CDS encoding GGDEF domain-containing protein, with protein sequence MNTAVAPKVQVPDVAGQITYAMRSMGVAPIPRNYELFYEAYIGSNPALTRELAALGSQASQAELDALGAQYFTSSPTRVFDDAHSRISGELDGLLRILKQEQSSLESYTRLLGETHKRITSKSNASVELIENAIELLSQATGDTMAHGERTVEDVVQRSQEMDQVRKELDEYKRIANTDSLTRLSNRRAFDDRLAAVFNSPGMRPVTALLLADIDNFKKINDTYGHPVGDKILATVASVIRSNVRRDVFVARAGGEEFALIIEGNTPEEVMAIAERIRRTLETTPFKNSRTRVNYGPVTVSIGVCMASSAEDAGELYSKTDIALYGAKNAGRNCTILYQDGMQKDFTKSWLIYKA encoded by the coding sequence ATGAATACGGCTGTCGCGCCCAAGGTGCAGGTTCCCGACGTAGCGGGTCAAATCACCTATGCCATGCGCTCGATGGGCGTTGCGCCGATACCTCGCAATTACGAACTCTTCTACGAAGCCTATATCGGCTCCAATCCTGCGCTGACCCGCGAGCTTGCGGCTCTTGGCAGCCAGGCGAGCCAGGCCGAACTCGACGCGCTCGGCGCGCAATATTTCACCAGCAGCCCCACCCGCGTTTTCGACGACGCCCATTCGCGCATATCGGGCGAACTCGACGGCCTGTTACGCATCCTGAAGCAGGAACAAAGCTCGCTCGAAAGCTATACGAGGCTGCTCGGCGAGACCCACAAGCGCATCACCTCCAAGAGCAATGCCAGCGTCGAGCTGATCGAAAACGCCATCGAGCTCCTGAGCCAGGCGACCGGCGACACCATGGCGCATGGCGAACGCACCGTCGAAGACGTCGTCCAGCGCTCGCAGGAGATGGATCAGGTCCGCAAGGAACTCGACGAATACAAGCGCATCGCCAATACCGACTCGCTGACGCGCCTTTCCAACCGCCGCGCCTTCGACGATCGCCTTGCCGCCGTCTTCAACAGCCCCGGCATGCGGCCGGTGACGGCGCTGCTGCTCGCCGACATCGACAATTTCAAGAAGATCAACGACACCTACGGCCATCCGGTCGGCGACAAGATTCTTGCCACTGTCGCCTCCGTCATCCGCAGCAATGTCCGGCGGGACGTCTTCGTTGCCCGCGCCGGCGGCGAGGAATTCGCGCTCATCATCGAGGGCAATACGCCGGAGGAAGTGATGGCGATCGCCGAGCGCATCCGCCGCACGCTGGAAACCACCCCGTTCAAGAATTCCCGAACGCGGGTGAATTACGGCCCGGTCACCGTCTCTATCGGCGTCTGCATGGCCTCCAGTGCCGAGGATGCCGGCGAACTCTATAGCAAGACCGACATCGCGCTTTACGGCGCCAAGAACGCTGGGCGCAACTGCACCATCCTCTACCAGGACGGCATGCAGAAGGATTTCACCAAGAGCTGGCTGATTTATAAGGCCTGA
- a CDS encoding VCBS domain-containing protein translates to MTNAKPTAVDDLLVFFEHDWIRGDLLRLASDPEGADMYARFVNGVRIDAKHGPDHETIIRGEYGTFKVKPDGHFSYELDYTLDVVKNLAKHDQLVEKLSYKMSDGSGGTDLGVLTLAIDGVNEDEKYHEVLDFDDMGVLSRADNFSLPNYRGFALAVNGSHDVTLLNGIVYDTIPGVDAITEDGFSDTVLAPGSAPVTLKLLDGGEFTFQSVSIAELSASPFHLTLTALNDGQIVYQQELEVTGPNLEVNLEDIEEIRFDFMGNSVVMDNFSLLV, encoded by the coding sequence ATGACAAATGCAAAGCCAACTGCTGTCGACGACCTTCTCGTTTTTTTCGAACATGATTGGATCCGCGGGGATCTGCTGCGCCTCGCCAGCGATCCCGAGGGAGCGGACATGTATGCTCGCTTCGTCAATGGCGTGCGTATCGACGCCAAGCATGGGCCTGACCATGAAACGATCATAAGGGGCGAGTATGGAACCTTCAAAGTGAAGCCTGACGGTCACTTCTCGTACGAGCTCGACTACACGCTCGACGTAGTGAAGAATCTAGCGAAGCACGACCAGCTCGTCGAGAAGCTGAGCTACAAGATGTCCGATGGCTCAGGCGGCACGGATCTCGGCGTGCTGACCCTTGCGATCGACGGTGTCAACGAAGACGAAAAATACCACGAAGTCCTGGATTTCGACGATATGGGCGTCTTGTCGAGGGCGGATAATTTCTCGTTGCCCAATTACCGTGGCTTTGCGCTCGCCGTGAACGGCAGCCATGACGTGACCCTTCTGAACGGCATCGTCTACGATACCATCCCCGGCGTCGACGCCATCACCGAGGATGGTTTCAGCGATACCGTTCTAGCCCCGGGTTCGGCGCCCGTGACCTTGAAATTACTCGATGGCGGCGAATTCACCTTTCAGAGCGTTTCGATCGCCGAATTGTCGGCATCGCCGTTTCACCTGACGCTGACCGCCTTGAACGACGGGCAGATCGTCTATCAGCAGGAGCTCGAAGTCACCGGACCCAATCTCGAGGTCAATCTCGAAGACATCGAAGAAATCCGTTTCGACTTCATGGGCAATTCGGTGGTGATGGACAATTTTTCGCTATTGGTTTGA
- a CDS encoding alpha/beta hydrolase, whose amino-acid sequence MANFALKVIRLGFSGLQAVSPDLAGRAAFLLFCRTPSPRPKGEKAKGAHAAGAARLADAERFILRLAGGARAHAYRLNGGAIGRRKRYLVTHGWGSSAVYMADLVSMLVATGAEVVALDFPGHGRAGGRFLHMGLAVEAIAAAEERFGAFDAAIGHSFGGAALMVSAAGLLPDVAPATAGRLVLIGAPSEMAWLFADFGRMVGLRSTAQAALENEVQRVTGRRLRDFDVGAAASGINRPVLIIHAEDDKEVSPAHARRYGAAGQRVRLLWANGFGHRRIVGAAPVLAAIAGFLEGDRCEPDVPGESIKKDAEIIPFFELPARRAAL is encoded by the coding sequence ATGGCAAATTTCGCGCTCAAGGTCATCCGCCTCGGGTTCTCGGGCCTGCAGGCGGTTTCGCCTGATCTGGCGGGCAGGGCGGCGTTCCTGCTGTTCTGCCGCACGCCATCGCCGCGGCCGAAGGGCGAGAAGGCGAAGGGTGCGCATGCAGCGGGCGCGGCGCGGCTTGCCGACGCCGAGCGCTTCATTCTTAGGCTTGCGGGCGGGGCCAGGGCGCATGCCTACCGGCTGAACGGCGGGGCGATCGGCCGGCGAAAGCGCTACCTCGTGACCCATGGCTGGGGTTCCAGCGCCGTATACATGGCCGATCTCGTTTCAATGCTGGTGGCAACGGGTGCCGAGGTGGTGGCGCTCGATTTTCCCGGCCATGGGCGCGCGGGCGGGCGCTTCCTGCATATGGGACTTGCGGTCGAGGCGATCGCAGCGGCGGAGGAGCGGTTCGGCGCTTTCGATGCGGCGATCGGCCATTCCTTCGGCGGTGCGGCGCTGATGGTCTCAGCGGCAGGACTGCTGCCTGACGTGGCGCCCGCCACGGCTGGGCGATTGGTGCTGATCGGCGCGCCGAGCGAGATGGCCTGGCTATTTGCCGATTTCGGCCGGATGGTCGGCCTTCGCTCCACTGCCCAGGCAGCACTGGAGAATGAAGTGCAACGGGTCACCGGGCGGAGACTCAGGGATTTCGACGTCGGAGCGGCGGCGAGCGGCATCAATCGGCCTGTGCTCATCATCCATGCCGAGGACGACAAGGAGGTGTCGCCGGCTCATGCCAGGCGTTACGGCGCGGCGGGCCAGCGCGTGCGGCTGCTCTGGGCGAACGGTTTTGGGCACCGGCGCATCGTCGGTGCGGCTCCGGTGCTTGCCGCGATCGCAGGCTTTCTCGAAGGCGATCGGTGCGAGCCGGATGTCCCGGGCGAAAGCATCAAAAAAGATGCGGAGATCATTCCATTTTTTGAGCTTCCGGCGAGGCGCGCGGCATTGTAG
- the fumC gene encoding class II fumarate hydratase: MTATRTETDTFGPIDVAADRYWGAQAERSLGNFKIGWEKQPLSIVRALGIVKQAAARANMSLGQLDPALGKAIVDAAQEVIDGKLDDHFPLVVWQTGSGTQSNMNANEVISNRAIEMLGGVMGSKKPVHPNDHVNMSQSSNDTYPTAMHIACAERIAHHLLPSLKHLHAALDMKVTEFSHIIKIGRTHTQDATPLTLGQEFSGYAAQVGSAIKRIEMTLPGLCELAQGGTAVGTGLNAPVGFAEKVAEEIAAITDLPFVTAPNKFEALASHDSMVFSHGAINAAAAALFKIANDIRLLGSGPRSGLGELALPENEPGSSIMPGKVNPTQCEALTQVCIHIFGNHAALTFADSQGHFELNVYNPMMAYNFLQSVQLLADAAVSFTDNCVVGIEAREDNIKAGLERSLMLVTALAPKIGYDAAAKIAKTAHKNGTTLKEEALASGLVTSEEYDAIVRPETMIGPK; encoded by the coding sequence ATGACCGCAACCCGCACCGAAACCGATACTTTCGGCCCCATCGATGTCGCCGCCGACCGATATTGGGGCGCCCAGGCCGAGCGTTCGCTCGGCAATTTCAAGATCGGCTGGGAAAAGCAGCCGCTGTCGATCGTGCGTGCGCTCGGGATCGTCAAGCAGGCGGCCGCCAGAGCCAACATGTCTCTCGGCCAGCTCGATCCGGCGCTCGGCAAAGCCATCGTCGACGCCGCCCAGGAAGTGATCGACGGCAAGCTCGACGACCACTTTCCGCTTGTTGTCTGGCAGACCGGCTCCGGCACGCAATCGAACATGAACGCCAACGAAGTAATCTCCAATCGTGCAATAGAAATGCTCGGCGGCGTCATGGGTTCCAAGAAGCCGGTTCACCCGAACGACCACGTCAATATGAGCCAGTCGTCGAACGACACCTATCCCACGGCCATGCACATCGCCTGTGCCGAACGGATCGCCCATCACCTGCTGCCCTCGCTGAAGCACCTGCATGCCGCCCTCGACATGAAGGTCACCGAGTTCAGCCATATCATCAAGATCGGCCGCACGCATACCCAGGACGCAACGCCGCTGACCCTCGGCCAGGAATTTTCGGGTTATGCCGCCCAGGTCGGCTCGGCAATCAAACGCATCGAGATGACCCTGCCCGGCCTCTGCGAACTCGCCCAGGGCGGCACCGCTGTCGGCACCGGCCTTAACGCGCCGGTCGGTTTCGCCGAAAAGGTCGCCGAAGAGATCGCCGCCATCACTGACTTGCCCTTCGTGACCGCGCCGAACAAGTTCGAGGCGCTCGCCTCGCATGACAGTATGGTCTTTTCCCACGGCGCCATCAATGCGGCCGCCGCCGCGCTCTTCAAGATCGCCAACGACATCCGCCTGCTCGGCTCCGGCCCGCGTTCGGGCCTTGGCGAGCTGGCGCTCCCGGAAAACGAGCCCGGCTCCTCGATCATGCCCGGCAAGGTCAATCCGACCCAGTGCGAAGCCCTGACGCAGGTCTGCATCCACATCTTCGGCAACCACGCCGCGCTGACCTTCGCCGACAGCCAGGGCCATTTCGAGCTCAACGTCTACAATCCGATGATGGCCTACAACTTCCTGCAGTCGGTGCAATTGCTCGCCGACGCCGCTGTCTCCTTCACCGACAATTGCGTCGTCGGCATCGAGGCGCGCGAGGACAACATCAAGGCCGGCCTCGAACGCTCGCTGATGCTGGTAACCGCCCTCGCCCCGAAGATCGGCTACGACGCAGCCGCCAAGATCGCCAAAACGGCGCATAAGAACGGCACGACGCTGAAGGAGGAGGCGCTCGCCAGCGGTTTGGTGACGTCGGAAGAATATGACGCGATCGTGCGGCCTGAGACGATGATCGGCCCGAAGTAA
- the rpiA gene encoding ribose-5-phosphate isomerase RpiA, with translation MDAREMKIKAAEAALAHVESGMRLGIGTGSTAEEFVRLLAEKVAGGLKVEGVPTSERTARLCVELGVPLKSLDELPALDLTIDGADEVDAALRLIKGGGGALLREKIVAAASERMIVIADESKLVDTLGAFALPIEVNPFGLVSTRIAIEKVAARLGLSGELHLRQSGDGDFTTDGGHHIIDASFGRIPDAEALSSELNSIPGVVEHGLFINMAALAIIAGPAGARTLQANR, from the coding sequence ATGGATGCCCGCGAAATGAAGATCAAGGCCGCCGAGGCCGCACTCGCCCATGTCGAAAGCGGCATGCGTCTCGGGATCGGCACCGGCAGCACGGCGGAAGAATTCGTTCGGCTGCTGGCGGAGAAAGTGGCGGGCGGCTTGAAGGTCGAGGGCGTTCCGACGTCCGAAAGGACCGCGCGGCTCTGCGTCGAGCTCGGCGTGCCGCTGAAATCGCTCGACGAACTGCCGGCGCTCGATCTGACGATCGATGGCGCCGACGAGGTGGATGCGGCGCTGCGGCTGATCAAGGGCGGCGGCGGTGCGTTGCTGCGCGAGAAGATCGTCGCGGCAGCTTCCGAGCGGATGATCGTCATTGCCGACGAGAGCAAGCTGGTCGACACGCTCGGCGCCTTCGCGCTGCCGATCGAGGTGAACCCGTTCGGTCTCGTCTCGACGCGGATCGCGATCGAAAAGGTCGCCGCACGGCTCGGCCTTTCCGGCGAACTTCATCTGCGCCAGTCCGGTGACGGAGACTTTACCACGGATGGCGGCCATCACATCATCGATGCATCTTTTGGCCGCATTCCTGATGCAGAGGCGCTTTCGAGCGAGCTGAATTCCATACCCGGCGTCGTCGAACACGGGCTCTTTATCAATATGGCGGCACTTGCGATCATTGCCGGTCCTGCGGGTGCGCGCACGCTGCAGGCAAACAGATAA
- a CDS encoding pyridoxamine 5'-phosphate oxidase family protein, producing the protein MKIISSIEELNTIYGAGLSQASIDKVTKRLTPLYREMIEISPFAALATVGPEGLDCSPRGDLGGVVRVVDDETVHLPDWRGNNRVDSLSNIVRDPRLALMFLIPGSNTTMRINGRGVVSDDEALLSSFEMDGKHPRTVVVISIDEVYFQCARAVMRAELWNAEHFADPASLPTPGQLLKAAVSDFDQETYDREWPGRAAKTMW; encoded by the coding sequence ATGAAAATCATCAGCAGTATCGAAGAGCTCAATACGATCTATGGCGCCGGACTGTCGCAGGCCTCGATCGACAAGGTGACCAAGCGGTTGACGCCGCTCTATCGCGAGATGATCGAGATCTCGCCTTTCGCGGCGCTTGCGACCGTCGGGCCGGAGGGGCTCGACTGTTCGCCGCGCGGCGATCTCGGCGGCGTGGTGCGCGTCGTCGACGACGAGACGGTGCATCTGCCGGACTGGCGCGGCAACAATCGCGTCGATTCGCTCTCCAATATCGTGCGCGATCCGAGGCTTGCCCTGATGTTTCTCATCCCGGGCTCGAATACGACGATGCGCATCAACGGCCGCGGCGTCGTCTCCGATGACGAGGCGCTGCTTTCGAGCTTCGAGATGGACGGCAAACATCCCCGCACCGTCGTCGTCATCTCGATCGACGAGGTCTACTTCCAATGCGCCCGCGCCGTCATGCGGGCCGAACTTTGGAACGCCGAGCATTTCGCCGATCCGGCAAGCCTGCCGACGCCGGGTCAGCTGTTGAAGGCCGCGGTCAGTGATTTCGATCAGGAAACCTACGATCGGGAATGGCCTGGGCGGGCAGCGAAGACGATGTGGTGA
- a CDS encoding MarR family winged helix-turn-helix transcriptional regulator, with the protein MNKNQSLPWDHPRFRSWIAVARACQLMQQSLARSLADLDIKPPHLDILVNLYRFQGISQQELARKLLVGRSNMSMLLPQMEKRGLIERRGDERDKRVLRLHLTEEGRRLTESAMVIQTDLIERTLSDEPIEQCMATATSMERIITVLLKDLRDDD; encoded by the coding sequence ATGAACAAAAATCAATCCCTGCCCTGGGATCATCCGCGTTTTCGCAGCTGGATCGCGGTGGCTCGCGCCTGCCAGCTCATGCAGCAATCATTGGCCCGCTCGCTTGCCGATCTCGACATCAAGCCCCCTCATCTCGATATCCTGGTCAATCTCTACCGTTTCCAGGGCATCTCGCAGCAGGAGCTGGCGCGCAAGCTTCTCGTCGGCCGCTCCAACATGAGCATGCTGCTGCCGCAGATGGAAAAACGCGGGCTGATCGAGCGGCGCGGCGACGAGCGCGACAAGCGCGTGCTGCGCCTCCATCTCACCGAGGAGGGGCGCAGGCTGACGGAGTCGGCGATGGTGATCCAGACCGATCTCATCGAGCGCACCCTCTCCGACGAGCCGATCGAGCAATGCATGGCGACCGCCACCTCGATGGAGCGCATCATCACCGTGCTGCTGAAAGATCTGCGCGACGACGATTGA